From a single Nicotiana tomentosiformis chromosome 2, ASM39032v3, whole genome shotgun sequence genomic region:
- the LOC104096781 gene encoding uncharacterized protein — protein MKKLKDETKTTWIEPRAETTYNTFKQSLEEFIQSQPTDDQGKLIQPSQENYMDLWIKAAGGVLKGRVYGLVSEFSSSRRSIGSGGSSSSRSSINQDEFELLNRRIEEITELYAHERAAREEKAKRREEEDTRREEEMRRKGAAFIRVTGDVEILKAQLNSLLASGAFSLPRSPSRSNKTKE, from the exons atgaagaagctaaaggatgAAACAAAGACAACTTGGATCGAGCCACGAGCCGAGACAACCTAT AATACTTTCAAACAATCCTTGGAGGAGTTCATTCAAAGCCAACCAACTGATGATCAAGGAAAGCTAATCCAACCATCCCAGGAGAATTATATGGACTTGTGGATTAAGGCGGCTGGTGGCGTACTTAAGGGAAGAGTTTACGGCCTTGTATCAGAGTTTAGTTCTAGTCGTCGGTCTATTGGATCTGGTGGCTCTTCTTCCTCAAGGTCCTCGATTAATCAGGATGAGTTTGAACTATTGAATAGAAGAATAGAAGAGATCACTGAGTTGTATGCACATGAAAGGGCTGCGCGGGAGGAGAAGGCAAAGCGAAGGGAGGAAGAAGATACGCGGAGGGAAGAAGAAATGAGGCGTAAGGGTGCTGCATTTATACGTGTCACTGGTGACGTTGAAATCCTCAAGGCCCAGCTAAATTCCCTCTTAGCATCTGGTGCATTTTCTCTACCACGTTCTCCATCGCGCTCTAACAAGACTAAGGAGTAG
- the LOC138906158 gene encoding uncharacterized protein, which produces MGSSSKLRGYDLCHKCGKPGHFIKNFLLLKQDQYKHNTNKATKRNPVPDKKFKRKDAAENVMKQAFAAWGDSFSKYGEDDEQADTSMMAVESEAAKYDSIFALMEKSDDVEDEINFLDVQRNLKSYSQKKLISLANILIDVYHNLINDKNVLIVELGEGEVKGTNQRWYMDSGFSKHMTGSIDDFISLKVLQGGSVSFGNGKKGYILGVGRVRKMLTHSIENVYYFVKKDLVRGLPKSRFKDHKVCDACVRGKQVRSSFNPKNKVSTTRPLDLLHMDICGPMRVLSRGGKKYIFVIVDDYSRFIWTLFLKTKDETFPVFVAFVKQIQVKMRHNVVSIRSDHGTEFENTKFDEFCAKNVLNNGKEALGKFDAKSDEGIFLGYSSQRKSYQVYNKRTQCVEESIHVIFDDSHHLCGKGSHDKIDQDGEQPKVKESNEENTIVASADTEEPGSSITTTEAEDRVADAVQGTPGEIQTRSKTFSTFLSQIEPKNIKEALKDADWITTMQNELHQFERNRVWHQVP; this is translated from the exons ATGGGCAGCTCAAGCAAACTAAGAGGTTATGACTTGTGTCATAAATGTGGGAAGCCAGGACATTTCATCAAAAATTTTCTTCTCCTCAAGCAAGACCAGTACAAGCACAACACAAACAAAGCAACCAAAaggaacccggttcctgacaAGAAATTCAAGAGAAAAGATGCCGCTGAAAATGTTATGAAACAAGCTTTTGCTGCATGGGGAGATTCTTTCAGTAAATATGGGGAAGATGATGAACAAGCTGACACCTCCATGATGGCAGTTGAAAGTGAAGCAGCTAAatatgactctatctttgccCTGATGGAAAAATCTGACGATGTTGAAGATGAGATAAACTttctagacgttcaaagaaatttgaagtctTACTCTCAAAAGAAGCTTATATCCTTGGCCAATATATTAATTGATGTTTATCATaatcttataaatgataaaaatgtgtTAATTGTGGAACTAGGAGAG GGAGAAGTGAAAGGAACCAACCAAAGATGGTATATGGATAGTGGCTTCTCTAAGCATATGACTGGAAGCATTGATGATTTCATTTCCCTCAAAGtcctgcaaggagggagtgtgtcctttggcaatggcaaaaagggatacattctagGAGTAGGAAGAGTTAGGAAGATGCTCACTCATTCAATTGAGAATGTGTACTAT TTTGTCAAGAAGGACCTGGTCCGTGGGCTGCCCAAGTCAAGGTTCAaagatcacaaggtgtgtgatgcatgtgtaagAGGAAAGCAAGTCAGGTCCTCATTCAATCCCAAAAATAAAGTAAGCACCAcaaggccacttgatctcctccatatggatatatgtggacctatgagggtgttaagtagaggaggaaagaagtacattttTGTCATAGTTGACGACTACTCCAGATTCATATGGACCTTGTTTCTCAAaaccaaggatgaaacttttCCAGTCTTTGTTGCATTTGTGAAGCAGATTCAAGTGAAGATGAGGCATAATGTTGTGAGTATAAGGTCTGATCATGGCACAGAGTTCGAAAATACAAAATTCGACGAATTCTGTGCTAAAAATG TTCTCAATAATGGTAAGGAAGCGCTAggaaaatttgatgccaaaagtgatgaaggaatattTCTTGGATATTCCTCACAAAGAAAATCATACCAGGTCtacaacaaaaggactcaatGTGTTGAAGAAAGCATACATGTAATCTTTGATGACTCACACCACTTATGTGGGAAAGGTTCACATGATAAAATTGATCAAGACGGAGAACAGCcaaag GTCAAGGAATCCAACGAAGAAAATACAATAGTTGCTTCAGCTGATACAGAAGAACCTGGTTCCTCTatcacaacaactgaagcagagGACAGAGTTGCTGATGCCGTGCAAGGAACCCCTGGTG aaattcaaaccagatcaaagACATTCTCAACTTTTCTTTCTCAAATTGAGCCTAAAAACATCAAGGAGGCATTGAAAGATGCTGACTGGATTACTACTATGCAAAATgaactccatcaatttgagaggaaccgTGTATGGCACCAGGTTCCTTGA